In Papio anubis isolate 15944 unplaced genomic scaffold, Panubis1.0 scaffold829, whole genome shotgun sequence, the genomic stretch gacagaagcgagactcagatctcaaaaaaagcTCTAAAaggcagggcttggtggctcaagcctgtaatcccaacactttagggaGGCGAGGCAAGGTGGATCCACCCGAGGAGtccaggagatcagagaccatcctggctggcctGAGAggagaacccgtctctactaaaaataaaaaccttgagGCCCGGGGTGGctgagcgcctatagtcccagctactcgggaggctgaggcaggaaagataaatagaaaagcaggaggccaggctgatgagagctgagatccggccactgcactccagtctggtgacagaaagcgagactccatctcaaaaaaaaaaaacaaagaaaaacaaattagccaggcatggtggcacatcctgtaatcccagttacttggaagaggctgaggcaagagaatcgcttgaacccgggagatgaaggttgcagtgagccaagatcataccattgcactccagcctgggcaacaagagtgaaactccgtttcaaaaaaataaaataaacaataaaataaaataaaataaataactaaaataagcacttaatgctatacatttccctctaagtactgctttaactgcaacctcaaatttttatatgttttcattttcatttaattcaaactgttttctaatttcccttggtCATTAATCACATTCAGACAGTATGGGTTGTGGTTAACGGCTGGTCTCAAGTTCATCTGCCCGAGTTTCAGTCTCATCTTTAtcttttactagctgtgtgactttggacaatttGCTTAACAGCTCTAGACCTCAGTAACTCATCATAAAAAGGGAATAGTATTGACTTCACTGTACTACCCTACACATCCTCTGAGGCACACTCCAACCTGCCCAAGCCTTCCTTCCCACCTGGGGTAGTGATGGGAAGCTGGGTCCCCTTGTCAGCCAGTCCACTGTCTCCCAAGGCATTGCTGGCCAGCAGCCAGACCTTGTATCGTGTAGAAGGCTGCAGACCAGTCAGTGTGAAGGTGGTGGCCTGGGGTGGTAGGACATCCACATAGTGGAACCCTGGAGTCCCCAGGGCCTCATACCTGCAGGACAGGGGGGATAGTAAGTTCAGGGAAGTGCCCCAGCCCATTGGCCGCCTCCGCTTCCTTCCTGCCCCAACAAGGACCCACCTGATGTAGAACCTCTGTGGCAGGCCCCCATCAAAGCCAGGCTTCCACTCCAGCTCCACAGAGTGTGGGGTCAGACTCACAACCTTTAATCCTGATGGAGGGTCAGGGCGGCCTATGGGGAGAAAGATGGGAAAGCAGTCAGAGGATACAAAAGAATCCCAGAAGATTCTGTCCAAGTTTTCCCTAGgaatgattttaaatatacagtcgCTTCTCATTGTTCACGGTATAGTCATGTTCTATAAGGTCACTGTGAACACTCCTCTGGCAAACACCAAACTGTTCCtaaaatcccagtactttgtgagacCAAggatggaggattgcttgagcccagaagttcgagaccagcctgggcaacatagcaagaccctgtctcaaattaaacattacaattaaaaataactttaagaagAAGTgagtgaaaacaaaaccaaaagaaacagcaaaaaaaattCAAGACCAAATGGTTGCTTCTATGGAAAATAAAGattaggtttctttcttttttctttctgtctttttttttagatagagttttactcttattgcccaggctggagtgtagtggtgcaatcttggctcactgcaaactctgcctcctgggttcaagcaattcttctgcctcagtctcccgagtaactggattacaggtgcccgccaccatgcccagctaattttttgtatttttagtaaagacgaggtttcaccatgttggccaggcttgtctcgaactcctgacctcaggtgatccacccaccttggcctcccaaagtgctggtattacaggcatgagccaccgcgcctggcttggttaggtttcttttcttcttctttgagatggagtcttgctctgtcacccaggctggagtgcagtggcccaatctcagctcactgtaacctccacctcctaggttcaacaattctcctacctcagcctcccgagtaactgggattacaagtgcgcgccaccacgcccagctattttttttttttttttttttttagtagagacggggtttcaccatactggtcaggctggtctgaaactcctgaccttgtgatctgcccacctcagactcccaaagtgctgggattacaggcgtgagccaccacgcctggctaatcctAGTATTTTCATACCACTGTTAGGAAGAGAAATAATTCTGTTTCCTCTGGGAATTCTAACAGACCACTGTGAGGGCCCTTAGAATAAAGCCAACACAAAGGCATGCAGACATAACAATGGAgagggctgggtgtgatgactcacacctgtaatcccaccactttgggaggctgaggcaggcacatcacctgaagtcaggagaccagcctggccaacatggtgaaaccccgtctttactagaaatacaaaaattagctgggtgtggtggcgggcgcctgtaatctcagctacttggtaggctgaggtgagagaatcgcttgaatccaggaggcggaggttgcagtgagccaagattgcgccattgcactccagcctgggtgacaagagtaaagctctgtttcaacaacaacaaagaatggAGAGTTGCTGATGACAGCTGAACCTAGCTCCAGAAATTCCTGAAAATCCATTTTTCAGTTACTTGAGCTAATAAGTACCCTATCtccatctttttgtcttttcttttctttttcttctgcctttgttGTGGGTCTCCCTGAAGATCCAGTCTCCACTAGGATTTTCAGGGCAGGCAAAAACTCCAgcctcacacatacacatattctcAGGTTTCAGAAACGTGGGCAGCCCGGGGCCAATCAGGGATGTGAGAATGGATCCAAGGAGCACCCCCTCCCCAACACCCTCACAGCGCCTCCATACTGATGCTGACGAGTTGAATGTTGGTTTGGTCCGAGCCTAAGGGGTTGGTGGCTGTGCATGTGAAGAGGGCGTAATCCTGGGCTGCAGACACGTTGGCAATGGTCAGGAGGCTGCTGTGGACACCACCCTGGTGGTATGTGTGCTCTGTGTACCTAGAGAGAAGGTAGGGCACCACTCACCCTTTCATTCACCCAACCACTTATGCTTGGAATCATCTATACAGACATCCATTCATTTAACCATTTgcctatctatccattcatccattaatcttttcatccactcatccattcactcactcattcctccaCGCATTCATCTTCCTTCTCTGCACCCTTCTCTGCAGGGACTCGGGGAGGGGAAATGGGGCTGGAGGTCCAGACCTGGGGCTGGAGTGCTGCCTGGCTGGGCCTGGGCTCACCTGGGATCTTGGAGATCCAGAAGGACCCCATTTTTGGTCCAAGTGAAAACGATGTTGGGGACACCTCGGGCACGGCAGTGGAGGGTGGCAGAACTGGTGCTGTCCCCAGCTGCAGCCACCTTAGTTAGGGGAGTGGGGTGCTCCACCTGGGGGGCAACTGGGAGGGGATGGGAGGTCAACATGAGCTATGTGGGAGACATGAGGGCTGTGGGTTCAGTGGCAGGTCTTAAAGTCAGGTGTTTGGGTGATACCCACATCTGACAACAAGACGGACCAGCCCTCGTGCTGGAGGCGCCACCCCGTTGTCCACGATGCACTGGTAAGCACCAGCCTGGGCCAGTTTGGCCTGGTGAATCTGCAGGTGCCCCGTGGGTCCCTTGGATATCTTCTCCATGTCATCCAGGCTCTGGTCCTCCTCATCTTCTCCCCGGAGGCCCGAGTCAAGAATTGGCCTCCCAGTCTAGCCCCAGATCCATCACTGCCCAAACTGTCCCTTTTGTAGCCTCATTCTCCTAGACACAATCACTCTCCACAGAggtattgaagaaaaaataataattcttctgtcatccatctatccatttacCCAATCCATCTTTTCATCCACAATCAGGCAACCACCTACCCATGCATTCACCCAACCGCTTATGCTTGgaaccatctatccatccatccattcatttatccatctgcttatctatccattcatccatttatctttcCATCCACTCATCGGTTttactcactcattcctctccacccatttgtcttcctttctctGCACCCATGTATCCACCCTTGTAGCTCTCCACCCATTCACACAACTATTCACTCATGCTTGCACACCCATAAATGCATGCATCTGTTCAGATATTTACCCAGCTACCTATTTATTCATCTCTCCATTGATCtttccattcatctatccatcaaTTCATCCATCATCTTTCCATAGATATCTTTCCTCTGCTggtgtatccatccatccatctaccctcTATCTATCcactgatttttctccttcaatCATCTTCtcacccatccactcacccatttATCCATCCTTTCATTTGTCCATCTGTTCCTccatccactcactcattcatccacCTGTTCATCCACTTACCTAcctatccacccatctatccatctacccactCACTCGCCTGACTGTctaccattcatccatccattcattttgCCACCAACAGTTATTCGTTCTGGGAGCATGCCCTGACGAGTATATAGTTATACAGGATCAGATGTACGTGGTCCCCACTCCCAAGGAACTCACAGTCAAGAAACCACAACCCTTTGACCCCACCTCCATTCACCAAAGGCTGGGTCCTCACCAGTCTCTCCCAGCTGAACATGCCTGGGAGAATGGGATTGGCATCAACAGTGCAGACTATATCCACAGAACCCCCAACGTTCACCTCAGTGGGGTCCTGGAGGGCACGGATGGTGGGAGCATctggtggaaggcagaggcttAGGGAAGGCACTTGGGACCAGACAGGTCTCCGTGGGAGAGGGCCCCAGGTGGGAGGGATGTCTTAGGGGTTTCAGGAAAGTTAGAGATATGGACACAATCTGCCCTTAATACGAAACAGTTAGAGGAGAGTTCTCAAGGTTGGTGAGTTGTCTCCACCCTCCACTATGCCTCTGTGATAATTAGAGTGGGTTGGGTGGGCTTCCAGAATTGTGCGGGGTGGGGGGCCTTATACAACGGGCTCCCATTCCCGACGGGAGCAGCTTCCGTGTCTAGGTGGGCCCCCTCTCTGGACAGAGATTTCACACTGGGTCTCTCTAGTGGAAGGGGTTCCGCAGTGGGCGTGGTTACACCACGGCGGGGACTTCCAGAGCCCGAGCAGGAGGGTTCCAGGATGGGTGGCTATCCCCGGGTGGGCGGAGCTCCCACAATAAGGAGACTCCACATTGGGCAAAGTTCCTTGGATGGGTGTGGTTTCCATGGTGGGCGGGACTCACAGTGCACGTCCAACCGCAGCAGCGCTTCCGCGGTGCCCTCAGAGTTCTGGCAGTGCAGCTGATAGAGGCCGTCGTCCGCGCGGGTCACATTCCACAGATGCAGAGCCCCGCTGGACAGGATGCGATGCCGGGGGCCGCCCGCTGGGGAAGGCCAGAATAAAGGACCTGGCAGGCCCTCCCATTTCCGGGACCCTTCTCCATGCCCACTTCCCTCACCTGGACTGAGGCGATAGCCGCGGAAGGTCCAGTTGAAGGCCTCGGGGGCGGGGTTAGCGGACACGGACACAGGCAGCAACGCCTCGCCCTGCTCCACCGCGGTCACCACCAGCACCTGCTCCCCCAGGAACTCTGGACGGTCTTCAGAGGGGGTGCCGCAGGGAGTCAAGATTGTTGTCAAGGTCAGGGTCAAGGACAGATTGGAGATCAGGCACAGGTTCAAGGGTTAAAGTTGGGGGATCACGACAGGGTTTAAGGTTGTGGACAAGGTAACAAGTTCAGAACTGAATTCAGGGGTAAAGTTCGGGATAGAAATTAGAATACAGTTTAGGCAAAGAGTAGAAGCCAGCATCAGGTTGAAGGATGGAAAGAGGGGTCATGATAGGGATCAGGGTTAGGAGAGAGGACAAAGGCAATATGGGAGTGGACAGGATAGGAGTTGGCCCAGGACCACTGGTCAGGATGAAGGTAGGGAGTTTCAAGTTTCAGGATGGGGTTAATGATAGAGTGATAGTGTCAAAGCAAAGACCCAGGCCagtctcagtggctcacgcctctactccgagaactttgggagaccaaggcaggaggatcacttgagtcaaggtgttcaagatcagcctgggcaatatagagagataccatctctatttaaaactaaaagtacaaaaaatcagcctAGTGTAGTGggacgcgcctgtaatcccagcactttgggaggccaaggcaggaggattgcttgagcccaggggttcaagaccagcctgggcaacatagtgaggccctgtcgctacaaaaaaattaaaataaactagcCAAAAGTGgaagtgcacacctgtagtttcagctactcaggaggctgaggtaggatcacttgagctcagaagttggaggctgcagtgagctatgattgcaccactgcagtgcagcccgagcgacagagggagactccatcaaaaaaagaaagagagagagagagaaagagagaggaaggaaggaaggaaggaaggaaggaaggaaggaaggaaggaagggagggggccgggcgtggtggctcacgcctgtaatcccagcactttgggaggccaaggcgggcggatcaccaggtcaggagatcgagaaaccccgtctctaccaaaactacaaaaataaaattagccgggcaaggtggcaggcgactgtagtcccagctactcgggaggctgaggcaggagaatggcgtgaaccatgggaggcggagcttgcagtgagccgagatcgcgccactgcactccagcctgggtgacagagccagactccgtcaaaaaaaaaggggggggcggGGAAGACGCAAGGAGTAGGTTAGGGTCATCAAGAGGACCTTTCCGGCCGGGGCACATACACAGCACGTTGAGGCGATAGAAGGAGCTCACGGTTTCGCGGAGCTCGGCGCTGTGGGCGCGGCAGGTCACGCGTTGGCCATGATCGCAGGATGACACTTGCAGAAGGACGCTTCTGGCCGCGGCGGAGCCTCTGAACGGGGCTCTCCGGGGCGGGGCGGCCAAGCCCTCCAGCCTGTGGACCCGGGGTGAGGCCAGGGCTGCGAGCAGAGCCAGAGGCTGGAGAGGGGCTAGGCACGGGCGGGACATGCGTGGAGGGGGCGAGGCCAGAGAGGGGCGGGGTCCCTCACACTCCCACCTCTCGCCTTCCTTGTCCCAGGACAAGTTGACCGGCGGGTTGCTGCTAACGCTGATGCATGTCAAGTTTAAGGCGTCCCCCCGGGGCAGTGCGGATGCGTTGGCCAGGATCGTCACGTTAGTTGGGGGAACTGGGAGAGGGGGTTGGAGGAGCGAGACTCAGAGGTTAGGGGCGGCCTGGTCTGCGTCCATCCCGCCTGCACCCCAGGCTCCGTCCAGTCTCGggtcccccaccccgcccccgcccgcACCCCCCGAGTCCAGGGTTCGCTGGGTCCCTGCCCCACCTGGCTCTGTCCTCCACCCTGTCCTGCCCCGGCCGAGTCCGCCCCCGGGCCTCAGCCGTGCGCGCCCTCACACTGCACCGCCAGCTACGTGGACGCGCTGAGCTGGCCAGCCTTGCACATGAACTTGGCCTGGTTGTCCGACGGCCCTGTGACCAGCACCAGCTCTCGGGAGAAGGTGCTCCCAGATTTCTCCACGTTGCCGAGCTGCATGCACCGCGGCTCCTGCGGCAGCCGCGACTCAGTCACAGTGCGCGAGTCCTATGGGGCGGGAGTGACTGGGGGCCGCAGGCAGCCCTGCCGCTTCCACCAACCCCCAACTCCCGCACCCTGCCCACTGGGTTGGTGCTGCCAGCCCAGACAAAGCCTTTTGGTGATACGGAGAAACACCCCCATCAGCGCCACCCCCCTAGGGCAAAGCAGTGGGGAGTGGAACTGAGTAACCCCTGCCCTGGAGTCTCTCCCGCCTCCCCGGATCCCTGTGCACGGCAGTTTTGGGGATCTGAATCCGTCTTCTGTACCACACCCAACCCCCGCTCCGCCTCTGCAGCCACCTGCAGGCCGTCAGCGCACTCCTCAAAATCTATTTCTGCTCTGTTTACCCAACACCACGTGCAGGAAACTCCCTTGAAATTCCCAGGCCTTTCCCAGAATGCCTCAGttccttttcttaaaattccCACTGTCCCCAAAGATTTCCTTTG encodes the following:
- the LOC101017014 gene encoding LOW QUALITY PROTEIN: nephrin (The sequence of the model RefSeq protein was modified relative to this genomic sequence to represent the inferred CDS: substituted 1 base at 1 genomic stop codon): AEIDFEECADGLQVAAEAERGLGVDSRTVTESRLPQEPRCMQLGNVEKSGSTFSRELVLVTGPSDNQAKFMCKAGQLSASTXLAVQFPPTNVTILANASALPRGDALNLTCISVSSNPPVNLSWDKEGERLEGLAAPPRRAPFRGSAAARSVLLQVSSCDHGQRVTCRAHSAELRETVSSFYRLNVLYRPEFLGEQVLVVTAVEQGEALLPVSVSANPAPEAFNWTFRGYRLSPAGGPRHRILSSGALHLWNVTRADDGLYQLHCQNSEGTAEALLRLDVHYAPTIRALQDPTEVNVGGSVDIVCTVDANPILPGMFSWERLVRTQPLVNGEDEEDQSLDDMEKISKGPTGHLQIHQAKLAQAGAYQCIVDNGVAPPARGLVRLVVRFAPQVEHPTPLTKVAAAGDSTSSATLHCRARGVPNIVFTWTKNGVLLDLQDPRYTEHTYHQGGVHSSLLTIANVSAAQDYALFTCTATNPLGSDQTNIQLVSISRPDPPSGLKVVSLTPHSVELEWKPGFDGGLPQRFYIRYEALGTPGFHYVDVLPPQATTFTLTGLQPSTRYKVWLLASNALGDSGLADKGTQLPITTPGLDQPSGEPEDQLPTEPPAGPSGLPLLPVLLGLGGLLLLSNASCVGGVLWQRRLRRLAEGISGKTEAESEDRVRNEYEESQWTGEQDTRSSTVSTTEAEPYYRSLRDFSPQLPLTQEEVSYSQGFTGEDEDMAFPGHLYDEAERTYPLSGAWGPLYDEVQMVRSFASAAILPG